In a single window of the Rhodamnia argentea isolate NSW1041297 chromosome 2, ASM2092103v1, whole genome shotgun sequence genome:
- the LOC125313930 gene encoding uncharacterized protein LOC125313930: MRGPSLLFGMLCFFGVMAIGASAGKAACHNPFFGQCYGILHTCPPACPRLCEVDCRLCKPYCACDRPGAVCQDPRFIGGDGVMFYFHGEKDKDFCLVSDPSIHINAHFIGKSSSKGRDFTWVESVGILFRSHKLYIGARRVSKWEESANNMLIRLDGEEIKVPIGERQRWRSPETGLEILRPVKNNKVEVKMEELFTIVARVVPITAEESRVHGYNVTEDNCYAHLELNFKFYSLSQSVDGVLGQTYKTNYQSRVKITAPMPIMGGAERFAASDLFARDCAVSSFGSRLRPDSLGKGESFEVACGSANGGRGIICRR; this comes from the exons atGAGAGGCCCGTCACTGCTTTTCGGCATGCTATGCTTCTTTGGGGTCATGGCCATTGGAGCGAGCGCGGGCAAAGCGGCGTGCCACAATCCGTTTTTCGGCCAGTGTTATGGAATCCTCCACACTTGTCCGCCTGCTTGTCCTAGACTATGTGAAGTAGATTGCAGACTGTGTAAACCTTATTGCG CTTGCGATAGGCCAGGGGCTGTGTGCCAAGACCCACGGTTCATCGGAGGTGATGGGGTCATGTTCTACTTTCACGGCGAGAAGGACAAGGACTTCTGCTTGGTTTCTGATCCTAGCATTCACATCAATGCCCATTTCATTGGCAAAAGCAGTAGTAAGGGAAGGGACTTCACCTGGGTTGAGTCTGTCGGCATCTTGTTCAGGTCCCATAAGCTTTATATCGGTGCGCGACGAGTTTCAAAATGGGAAGAGTCGGCAAATAATATGCTGATCCGTCTTGATGGAGAAGAAATCAAGGTGCCAATAGGCGAGCGCCAAAGATGGCGGTCACCAGAGACAGGACTGGAGATCCTACGGCCTGTGAAGAATAACAAGGTGGAAGTCAAAATGGAAGAGCTGTTCACCATAGTTGCTCGAGTAGTACCTATTACAGCAGAGGAATCTCGGGTGCATGGATACAATGTGACGGAGGACAACTGCTATGCCCATCTGGAGCTCAACTTCAAATTCTACTCGCTGAGCCAGAGCGTAGATGGAGTGCTCGGGCAGACCTACAAGACAAATTACCAAAGCAGAGTCAAAATAACAGCACCAATGCCGATTATGGGAGGAGCGGAGAGATTTGCTGCTTCCGATCTCTTCGCAAGGGATTGCGCAGTTTCGAGCTTCGGGTCGAGACTGAGACCCGACTCATTGGGAAAAGGAGAATCATTCGAGGTTGCATGCGGAAGTGCAAATGGAGGAAGGGGAATTATTTGCAGAAGGTAA